The region TTACAGCAGATTAACGACACACCTAAAGTGAATGTGCTAGATATTCCAAGGTATTCTCAAAGTCATGACCATCTTTTAGGAGCATATGAACAGGATTTCAATACGGAGCTATAACAATGCAATCAATGGCGAATAATACAGTATCACTAAGTATACTGCTGAATAAATTAGGTTGTCCTGCCAGTGTTACACCTTGTACTCGTGAACATATTAAGCAATTAAAATTACGCGATGAAATCGCAGCGTTTAAGCGTCATCAATCGCAAAAACTAGACAAACTTAGCGGTAAGTCTGGACTTAATAAACGTTTTTTAGCGTGTACCTTTGATAATTATTATACCCGTTTAGCAGGGCAAGTTAAGGCGGTAGATATTGCTCAAGAATATGTTCGTCGTTTCGTTGAATTAGCCTCACTAGGCAAGGGTTTTCTCTTCACTGGTACGCCAGGAACGGGTAAAAATCATATCGCCAGTGCGATAGCTAATGAACTAATCGCCAAGCATCACTCAGTTATGTTAATGAGTGTGATGGATCTGTTTGCTCGGGCGCGGGAGTCTTATGGATATAATCATTTGACCGAAGGACATTTACTCTCTGAGTTTTTAGAACCTGACTTACTGATCATCGATGAAATTGGTCTACAGCGTGGTTCGCGTGATGAATTACTCTGGTTTACCCGTATTTTAGACAAGCGGCTATATGCCAACAAGCCGACAGGCTTTGTGACTAACTTAGATCAAAAAGCGTTACAGCAATTACTGGGTGAACGAGCGTATCAGCGTTTGCAGGATGCCGTGAGTGTGATGGTCAAATTCGATTGGCAGAGTTATAGAGGTAAAAAAAGAACAACTTGTGACTTGAGAGGAAAATAATGGCGAAAGGATGCGATCTTTTAAAAATTGCAAGAAGAATTAGAGGGTTAACTCAAATAGAGGTGGCAGATACTTATGGGGTGAACCTTAAAACTTACCAACGTTGGGAAAAAGGCATTCACCCCGTGAGTTATGATGACTTAGCTGCACTGTGTGAGCAGGTATTTGTGATCCCTCTACCTGAAGTAGAACGGGCGGAACATTATGCAAAATGAGCAACAAAAAATGAGCATTAAAGTATTACGACATGGACTGACACAATGGGGACGTTATTGGCAGAGCCGTGAGTATGGGCAGGGTCATGCAAGTCGCAGTGCATGCGATAAATTGGGGGAAATCAGAGGGCCTAGTGTTATTGATTTTGAGGTACCAAGTCATGTACTGACATACGATCGCCGCATAGAGGCATTAAGTAGTGGTTGTCGCAGAGCCTTACGAGTGCATTATTTATGTCAGCGTAACTGGGCTTTAGTTGGGTTTGACTCGAAGAAGTCTTACTTATACTGGCTCCGCCGTGCAGAATCAGCATTGTTTGAATGAGACTAATGATAAAAAGGACATTAATATGCTTAAAAATAGTGTAGATCAAAATATTAATAACATCATGGATGAAACGATAACAGATTTATCGCAATCGGAGTGTGGCTGGTTTATTGCAAAAGCACTACAGAATATGCGGGTCATTACCGTCGACGGTCATCATCATTTTTCTGCCTTCTCGTTATTAACATCGGCACTTGAAGGTGAGATCCGCTCTCTATTTAAGGGTCATGAGGTGGTAGAAGCAAGAGTGCATCTATTTGAAGCGGATGATTTCGTGATTAACCACATTGATAACGCATACGGGGATGCTACGTCATACATATGCCGACTGGACAGCTACGGACCTTCACGGTTTTTAATTAACAATGAATCAGTCGAAGAAAAGCAGGGTCATTGGATGGCGATCCCTGCTGGAGTGGAGCATGAGGTCAGCAAGGGTGATAAACCACGGTTATCGATGGTTGTGTGGGCTAAGATAATAGCAGCATAGCTTTTCATCATGATAAGCCACTTAAATTGATAGAGCATGGGGAGCTGTGGATTAGCCGAGTTAAACGGTTAATTCAAGCAAAAACAATTGACCCTACACACATGATGTTTGCTGTTGAAAAACCGGTGACAAACGATAGTGATGTTTTAAGGGCTTTTAAAGAAGTTTCCAATGAGATGCATGCTCTTGAGGTCAATGTCACTGAGTTTAAAGAGAAAGATATTATTTATCAATTTGCCTCTAACCTGCATGAGAATAAGCCTTTTGAGCTCATAAACTAATCATCCTATGTGTGGCCTGACATCTGGGTCACTCCATCCCAATATCAGCCAGTTTCCCCCCCTTTTTTTATTCTGCGTGCTTAAAGCTCCATTGAGTTTCATATTCATTATCGATAAAAAGCGTAAGTTAAAGAGAAACACGACTCTCTATTGCTGTTATAGGGAAAATGATGGATCACTAAAAACCCATAAATCATCACTTTCAGGGTTAAAATTAGGGATTAAATACTTATTTTTGGAACAAAAGGACAAAAAAGGGCTAAAAAAGGACATTTATAGGGATATTTTCTTCGCTAAAAAACAGTACATTATTGGTATGCTCAATTAAGTTGTATCTAAGTAAAACCTCAGTGTCCAGCCCGCCTTTTTTGGCGGGTTTTCTATTTCTGGGGTTTACTCAATACTGTTCTAAATGGCAACGACTAATCACGTGTTAAATATCGAGACGCCATGACTATAAATATTTCCATTACCCAATTTCAAGATGCCATCATTGAAGCGCTGGTGGATCACTTTGATAACGTAACCATAGAGGATTATGATTCAAATAAAGATTTATCTGAGTTGGCTCCGGCGTGCTTATTAGACATAGAAGCATTACCCAAAGGCCAAGACTCGTGCGATGGCCGCTATCCGGTCAATGTGCGTTGCTCGCTGCACTGTATATTAGGGCTTGAGCTGGTTGATATTCGACGCCAGCTCCAAGAATTTGCTGTATCGGTTTCTCAGTGTGTGTTTGAACAGGGCACCTGGGGCCTAAGTGCTGTGGTGGCCAAGCCCACAGCCATTAATGCGTTTCCGCGAGGCGATCAAAACGCCACTGAGAAGGGTTATGACTCCTGGGTAGTGAGCTGGCAACAGCAAGTCTTGTTAGGTGCATCTAAATGGGCCGCCGCAGAAATAAGAGGCGGCATTCGTGTCG is a window of Shewanella sp. VB17 DNA encoding:
- a CDS encoding ATP-binding protein, whose amino-acid sequence is MQSMANNTVSLSILLNKLGCPASVTPCTREHIKQLKLRDEIAAFKRHQSQKLDKLSGKSGLNKRFLACTFDNYYTRLAGQVKAVDIAQEYVRRFVELASLGKGFLFTGTPGTGKNHIASAIANELIAKHHSVMLMSVMDLFARARESYGYNHLTEGHLLSEFLEPDLLIIDEIGLQRGSRDELLWFTRILDKRLYANKPTGFVTNLDQKALQQLLGERAYQRLQDAVSVMVKFDWQSYRGKKRTTCDLRGK
- a CDS encoding helix-turn-helix domain-containing protein — protein: MAKGCDLLKIARRIRGLTQIEVADTYGVNLKTYQRWEKGIHPVSYDDLAALCEQVFVIPLPEVERAEHYAK